The segment AACACTTTCTTGCTAGTTTTTCTATGCGTAATTCCGGCCGCTGATGTCCTCCAGATAGGAAGCCAGATCCGCATTACCTTCTTGATTGACCGGTTAAGACCAAATTACAGAGCCAGGCTGGAAATCTTGCGTTGCTTAGCGGGTCTGTTCTTTTGCGCTGTAATGACCTGGAAAGGGGCAGGGATGGCCTGGCAGGCCTGGCAGCACAATGACCGTATGTCCACGACGCTGGGAACACCGATGGTGATTCCCTACCTATTCTTACCGGTGGGTTTCAGCCTCTTGGCCCTTCAGTACGCTGCCAGAATCTGGGCCAGGAAAGAAAAATCGCCGACGGACCCCACCGCCCGGCACCCCTTAAAAACAGATAGGGAGGCGGGGCAACAAATATAAGGGGAGAAAAGAAATCCACTGAATAGGAATGTTATGTGGGCTTTTATTTCCTCGTATAACCCACAGGAATCTCGAATACCTCGGTCGCAACGGAATCGATACTTATGGATTTCACCTCTGTGGTGCTGGTAAAGAAGGGTGCATCCTTCCCTGCCGCAGGAGATGGTTTCTCCTCCCCCTTCTTTTGCAGAATACGTCCTTTGAGCCCGCTCAAGATTCCGGAGATGCCCCCCGGTAAATCAGGGGTTGATTCGGAGGAGGGTGCTTCCTCTCGAGCGGAAGCCGCCCCTTTTTCGCTTTCCGTGGTCCAACTTACCACCGAACGGATTGTATAACCCTTAATTTTCGACATCTCGCTTTTCATGCGGATGAGCCCTTTTTCAATTTCATCTTGGGGGGCACCGGACACAGCGGCAAAGGCCGACATACCCATCTGCTTGGCTTCTTCCGGGGATAGACTGACGCCTAATTTCTGGGCATAGGCCTTATGAAACGCATTCTCTTCCGCCTGGGCTTTACGAATGGTCGCTGTTTCGGGCGTTGTCCAGAGATAAGTAGTCATGGTACTTCGAGACTTGGCCTTGGTTTCGATTTCTTCCCATTCGAGAAGCCAGGTAAGCAAATATTCTTCACAAGGGAAGCCGTTGATCATTTCTGAGGC is part of the Deltaproteobacteria bacterium genome and harbors:
- a CDS encoding TRAP transporter small permease; amino-acid sequence: NTFLLVFLCVIPAADVLQIGSQIRITFLIDRLRPNYRARLEILRCLAGLFFCAVMTWKGAGMAWQAWQHNDRMSTTLGTPMVIPYLFLPVGFSLLALQYAARIWARKEKSPTDPTARHPLKTDREAGQQI